The following DNA comes from Nocardioides panzhihuensis.
GTCGTCCGCCGAGTCCACAAGGTTGGTCGTCGCATAGTCCTCAGACTCCACTTTTGTTCCCTTGAGCGATCGCAGGAAGGCTCGGCAATCGACGACTTCAGGCGGCGCCTCCACGAGGGCCGGCATGTCGGTCTGGAACTCAGATCCATACGGTCTAAGCAGGTTTAGCAGCATGCGAACCCGGTCTCGCTGCTCGTCATCAGGCGCATCTGGCGGGTACTCGACCACGTACGCCTTGGGCCTGTCCGCTCTCGATCTGCGCCACAGCGCCACTGGATCCCTCACTCGCCTCGAAGCTCTTCGGACCATTCGTCGAAGAACGCCACCAGGTCGGGAACGGATTCCTCATCGATCGGAAATTGCCGAGCGTTGATCTGGTTCACCATGCGCGCCATTTGACCGAATACGTCGCGGTCGAACCCTAGATCCCGCTCGGCCGCCAGCTCAAGCAGTTTCGGCCTTCCGAACCGTCGAGCCAGGGTGAACACGTCGACGAAGTCACGCGGCGCCGCACGGCCGAAGAGTGCCAGCGTCTTACGTCCAGCGTTCTCCTCGAGGCCGATCGTGGGCCCCAAGAACGTCACCGTAGGGGGAAGCAGGAGGCTGGCATCGATGCCGAGGTCGACCTCGATCTTGTCGACGGCGGCGATCACAGAGAGTCGTACGAACTCGTCGGTCACACGCTCAACCGCCCCAACGCGATGAGCGCGGCACCGCCCGCGAGCAGAAATCCTTCGGACTCGGGGAGATCGAAGAAGGTGCGGGCAACATCTTCCTGGAACGCGGTGATGAATCCTGTCGCGCCCACGTCTACGCAACATCCCGGAAGTCCGAGACCGCGCCCTGCCAGGCCTGACGGATCTCGGGCGGCACGAACATGTCATCCCACATCTCGACGAGCTGGCCGCCGTCGACATAGTCGACAAGGACCGAAGGGGTCGCCTCGAGCATGAGCATTCGATAGGCGAGGGCCCGGTCGTTCCAGTCGGCCAGGTCGAACGTTCCGCCTCCATCAGACCAGTGGACGCTGTGCGGCAAGGTCACCGTCGCAGTGGCGCGTTCGGGTTCGAGGCGCCACAGCCGGTTTGGTACCGCCATCGGTCGGCCGATCCGGCTCATCACGGTCCGGAACGAGACCAACCCGCTCGGCGTACGCACCATCTCGATCGGGTCGGGTTCGTCGGAGACCTCGAGTCCGACGGCTCGCATCACGTCGGCGACCTTGCGGAGCTCGGCTCTGCCATGGCCGGCCTCGAGCTCGATGACGAACCGTCGCCCCACACCGGCCAGCTCCGCGAGCTCGGCCTGGGTCAGACCGAGACTCTTGCGCACACCGCGCACCAGCTCGCCGATCTCGCCCGGGGACATGGTTGCCATGCGTCCAGCGTACGCTCAGATGTTCCCGACTGGGAACATTCACGCCTGGGTGGCGACGCGATCCTCGAGCAGCCGCTCGTCGATGTCGCCCGTCTCGCCGCGAGAGGCGGCGGCGCAGCCGACGATGAAGACGTACGCGAAGAACGCGAGCTCGGCGAGGATGCCGATGCCGACGCGGGCCCAGGTGGGCAGGGGCGATGGGGTGACGAAGGCTTCGATGATGCCGGAGATCAGCAGCACGACGATGAGCCCGAGGGCGATGCCTCCGGCGGTGCGGCCCTCCCGGGCCATCGACTGACCGCGGGTCAGCGGCCCGGGGTCGATCCAGGACCAGAAGATCCGCAGCCCGACCGCGCCGGCGACGAAGACGGCGGTCAGCTCCAGCAGTCCGTGGGGCAGGATCAGGCCCCAGAACTGGCCGCCACGGTCGTGGCGGTGCATCAGGGTGCCGAGGATCGCCAGGTTGGCGATGTTCTGGAACATCGAGTAGATCACCGGCAGCCCGAGCACGCCCAGGGCGATGCAGATGAACGAGACCCAGACGTTGTTGACCCAGACCTGGGTGGCGAACGACGAGGCCGCGTGCTCGCTGTAGTAGCCCTCGATGTCGTGCTCGACGAGCTGCCTGACCTGCTCCGGGCCGAGCAGCGACTGCTCGACCTCCGGGTGGCGCAGCAGCCACCAGATCATCACCGCGGTGACGACCGCGTTGGCCACCAACATCCCCAGCCACCACCAGCGCAGCCGGTAGAGCGCGGCCGGGAACCGATGGGTGAAGAACCGCAGGAAGCCGGACCATGTGCTGGTCCGGGTGCCGGTGGTGCGGTTGCGCGCCGCTGCGAGCAGCACCGAGAGATGCTGGACCACCGTCGGGTCGGGGGCGTTGCTGCGTACGACCGAGAGCTGGGTGCTCACCCGTTGATAGAGCTCGACCAGCTCGTCGGCCTGAGCACCGCTCAGCCGGCGCTCGGCCAACAGCTCCTCGAGCCTGGTCCGGTCGGCCGCGGTCGCGGCCAGATACGCATCGAGATCCACGCCCGCAGCGTACGCTGACCGCCATGACCCTCGCGCCGCAATCGCCCGAGCGACGTCCCCAGGAGCAGCGCCTCCCCCAAGAACGTGAGCTGCTGACCGACGACGACCTCGTCACCGGCGACGCGGTCGCCCTCGACCTGCCGGCGGCCGGGCTGGGGATGCGGCTGCTCTCAGGCCTCATCGACGTGCTGGTGACCTGCGTCCTGCTGGTGGTCTTCCTGATCCTCTTCATGACCGCGACGTTCGACACCGACGAGGCGCTCGCCTGGGCCGCCTACATCGCGGCGACCGCCGCGGTCCTGGTCGTCCTCCCGACGGCCATCGAGACGCTCACCCGCGGCCGATCACTCGGCAAGCTGACGCTCGGGCTGCGCACGGTGCGGGACGACGGCGGCGCGATCAGCTTCCACCATGCGTTCGTTCGCGCCTTGGTCGGCGTCGTCGAGATCTACGGCACCAGCGGTGCCGCTGCCCTGATCACGGCGATGATCCACCCCCGCGGCAAGCGCCTCGGCGACATCGCAGCCGGGACCTACGTCATCCGTGTCCGGGTTCCACTGAGCCCTCCGGCCCCGGTCCAGATGCCTCCCCCGCTCGCCGCCTGGGCCTCCCGGGCAGACGTTGCCGCGCTCCCTGTCGGCCTGAGCCTGGCGGTGCGCCGGTTCCTCTCCGGCGAGGTCGGCACGTACACCGACCCGGAGCGCCGCCACGCGCTCGCCGAGCGCCTGGCGACCCAGGTGCAGACCTACGTCGCCCCTGGCCCGCCCCCGGGCACGCCGCCCGAGGCCTACCTGGCCGCAGTGCTCGCGTCCCGCCGCGACCGGGACGCCGCCCGCCTGGCCCGCGACAACGACCTTCGTACTCGTCTGACGTCGCGAAGCTAGGGGTCGACGGGGTAGTCCGGTAGCGAACTGCCTATTACTCGCCGGTATATGGGCAGTTCGCTACCGGACTACCCCTTCAGTCCGACGGACCTCAGTTCCAGCGCGGCCAGTTTCGCCACCACGTCGGGATCGCCGTCGCGCCAGGCCCTGACCGGGTCGTCGCTGATCTTCACCAGCTTGTGCAGCGGTTGGGTCGACATCGCCCGGAGAGCAAGCAGGTCACCGCCGGTACCGGCCTCCAGGAACCGCTGGGTCGAGGTCGCCTTTCGGATGAAGCGCCACCGCAGAGGTACGTAGACCAGCATCCACATCAGCACCGGAACGACCACGACCGCGATCGCCAGCCCGATCGCAATGCCGGCGACGGCCTCGACCTGCGCCTCGCCGGCCGCGGCGAGCTGGTCGGCCGCCTTCGCGGCCCCCGTGAACGGCGCCGCGATCCCGTCCTCGACGAGTGGCAGGTCATCGACTCGGCCGGCCGCCTCGAGCATCCTCTCGGAGAGCGAGGTGCCGGCGGCGTCCATCTTCTCGCCGGGCAGGGCGAGCGCCGAGACCATCTCGTGGACGAACCTGCCGATGAGAACCCACCCGACGACCCACACCACCGTCAGCAGGTCGGCGAACAGTTGGGCAACGCGGCGCGTGGGCGTATCGGCGTACCACTTCATGGCACTGATCCTTGCGGCTCCGACCCCACAGATCAGTGACGACACGGGCAGTTCGGGTCAACGCCTCCGGTAGAGCAGATCGGTGATGACCCGGTCCTTGGCCAGTCCCTTGCGCTCGAACTTGGTCACCGGACGCTCTTCCCAGCGATCGACCACGCCACCGCTCAGCAGCGGCTCGGCGCCGAGGACCTCGACCATCTGCTCGGCGTACTCGACCCAGTCGGTCGCCAGGCGCCAGGTGCCACCTGCGTGGAGCCGTTCGGCGATCATCCGCGCATTGGTGGGCGTGACCAGGCGTCGCTTGTGGTGGCGGGTCTTGTGCCACGGGTCAGGGAAGAACGTCCAGAACTCGCTGACCGACTCCGGGGCGACGAGGTGCTCTAGGGTCCAGAGCGCATCGACGCTGCAGAACCGTACGTTGGTCGCCCCCGCGGCGCCCACCCGGGCGAGGCTCTCCGCTACGCCGGGCCGCCAGACCTCCAGGGCCAGGATGTCGTACGCAGGCCGGGCCGCCGCGAGCACGGCGGTCGCTTCCCCCACGCCGCCGCCGATGTCGACGATCAGCGGAGCCTCACGACCGAACCAGCTGTCCAGGGAGAACCCGGGCTCGTCGACTGCCTCGTCCGGAATCACCCACTCTTCGGCATAGGCATCCCAGGCACGCTGCTGCTTCGTGTCCAGCCGGCTACCGCGTCGGGTGTAGGTGACCACCTCCCGGACGGTGCGGCCGTCGTCGAGCAGCTTCTGGTGCGGTCGGGCGGGGCGTACGGACTCGTTCATGATGCCGCGATTCTACGATCGCGCCTCGCCGACCTCGTAAAAGGCGAAGGGCGCCCAGGCCGAAGCCTGGACGCCCTTCTGATCGCGGCTTACGCCGCTGAGATCACTTGACGATCTTGGTGACGCGACCCGCCACCCAACGCAGGTAAGACCGCCCTCACGAAAGGCGAAGGGCACCCGAGCCAGGCTCGGGTGCCCTTCTGATCGCGGCTTACGCCGCTGAGATCACTTGATGATCTTGGTGACGCGACCCGCCACCCAACGCAGGTAAGACCGCCCTCACGAAAGGCGAAGGGCACCCGAGCCAGGCTCGGGTGCCCTTCTGATCGCGGCTTACGCCGCTGAGATCACTTGATGATCTTGGTGACGCGACCCGCGCCGACGGTGCGACCGCCCTCACGGATAGCGAACTTCAGACCCTCGTCCATCGCGATGGGCTGGATGAGCTCGACCGACATCTCGGTGTTGTCACCCGGCATGACCATCTCGGTGCCCTCGGGGAGGGTCACAACGCCGGTCACGTCCGTGGTCCGGAAGTAGAACTGCGGACGGTAGTTGTTGAAGAACGGCGTGTGACGGCCACCCTCCTCCTTCGAGAGGATGTAGACAGAGCCCTCGAAGTTGGTGTGCGGGGTGGTGGTGCCCGGCTTGATGACAACCATGCCGCGCTCGACGTCCTCGCGCTTGGTGCCGCGGAGCAGCAGCCCGACGTTCTCGCCGGCCTGGCCCTCGTCAAGAAGCTTGCGGAACATCTCGACGCCGGTGACGGTCGACTTCTGCGAGTTCTCGCGGATGCCGACGATCTCGACCTCTTCGCCGACCTTGACGATGCCGCGCTCGATACGACCGGTGATGACGGTGCCACG
Coding sequences within:
- a CDS encoding RDD family protein, translating into MTLAPQSPERRPQEQRLPQERELLTDDDLVTGDAVALDLPAAGLGMRLLSGLIDVLVTCVLLVVFLILFMTATFDTDEALAWAAYIAATAAVLVVLPTAIETLTRGRSLGKLTLGLRTVRDDGGAISFHHAFVRALVGVVEIYGTSGAAALITAMIHPRGKRLGDIAAGTYVIRVRVPLSPPAPVQMPPPLAAWASRADVAALPVGLSLAVRRFLSGEVGTYTDPERRHALAERLATQVQTYVAPGPPPGTPPEAYLAAVLASRRDRDAARLARDNDLRTRLTSRS
- the trmB gene encoding tRNA (guanine(46)-N(7))-methyltransferase TrmB, translating into MNESVRPARPHQKLLDDGRTVREVVTYTRRGSRLDTKQQRAWDAYAEEWVIPDEAVDEPGFSLDSWFGREAPLIVDIGGGVGEATAVLAAARPAYDILALEVWRPGVAESLARVGAAGATNVRFCSVDALWTLEHLVAPESVSEFWTFFPDPWHKTRHHKRRLVTPTNARMIAERLHAGGTWRLATDWVEYAEQMVEVLGAEPLLSGGVVDRWEERPVTKFERKGLAKDRVITDLLYRRR
- a CDS encoding nucleotidyl transferase AbiEii/AbiGii toxin family protein; amino-acid sequence: MTDEFVRLSVIAAVDKIEVDLGIDASLLLPPTVTFLGPTIGLEENAGRKTLALFGRAAPRDFVDVFTLARRFGRPKLLELAAERDLGFDRDVFGQMARMVNQINARQFPIDEESVPDLVAFFDEWSEELRGE
- a CDS encoding stage II sporulation protein M yields the protein MDLDAYLAATAADRTRLEELLAERRLSGAQADELVELYQRVSTQLSVVRSNAPDPTVVQHLSVLLAAARNRTTGTRTSTWSGFLRFFTHRFPAALYRLRWWWLGMLVANAVVTAVMIWWLLRHPEVEQSLLGPEQVRQLVEHDIEGYYSEHAASSFATQVWVNNVWVSFICIALGVLGLPVIYSMFQNIANLAILGTLMHRHDRGGQFWGLILPHGLLELTAVFVAGAVGLRIFWSWIDPGPLTRGQSMAREGRTAGGIALGLIVVLLISGIIEAFVTPSPLPTWARVGIGILAELAFFAYVFIVGCAAASRGETGDIDERLLEDRVATQA
- a CDS encoding helix-turn-helix transcriptional regulator gives rise to the protein MATMSPGEIGELVRGVRKSLGLTQAELAELAGVGRRFVIELEAGHGRAELRKVADVMRAVGLEVSDEPDPIEMVRTPSGLVSFRTVMSRIGRPMAVPNRLWRLEPERATATVTLPHSVHWSDGGGTFDLADWNDRALAYRMLMLEATPSVLVDYVDGGQLVEMWDDMFVPPEIRQAWQGAVSDFRDVA